In one Sporomusa sphaeroides DSM 2875 genomic region, the following are encoded:
- the spoIIR gene encoding stage II sporulation protein R — protein sequence MRRKQIVSFKIVLLAVLFCFVAGGWALLFYQHERGVALPNRGDYVRLHILANSDSIEDQQIKLKVRDAVVAYITPYVKDVGDAKAAENIITSHKQEIITLARKTLLDNGADYPVTVQLGTFAFPVRSYGNLVLPAGDYQAVRILLGQAAGQNWWCVLFPPLCFIDGANKALAPLSSAKETVGQQGSAAPVPEVRWKIVEFFNK from the coding sequence ATGAGGAGAAAACAAATAGTTAGCTTTAAAATCGTATTATTGGCAGTATTATTTTGTTTTGTTGCCGGTGGCTGGGCGTTGCTTTTTTATCAGCACGAGCGAGGTGTCGCACTGCCTAATCGGGGTGATTATGTGAGACTGCATATCTTAGCCAATAGTGACAGTATTGAAGATCAGCAGATCAAGCTAAAAGTTCGTGATGCGGTGGTTGCGTATATAACCCCTTATGTTAAAGATGTTGGCGATGCTAAAGCAGCTGAAAATATTATTACCAGCCACAAACAAGAGATTATCACACTGGCAAGAAAAACACTGCTGGACAACGGCGCCGATTATCCGGTTACCGTACAACTGGGAACTTTTGCATTTCCTGTACGCTCCTATGGCAATCTGGTATTGCCTGCCGGCGATTATCAAGCTGTTCGTATTCTTTTAGGGCAGGCGGCAGGTCAAAACTGGTGGTGTGTATTATTTCCGCCACTGTGCTTTATTGATGGTGCTAACAAGGCCCTGGCCCCGCTGTCCTCGGCAAAAGAAACGGTTGGGCAGCAAGGCAGCGCAGCGCCTGTTCCCGAAGTCCGCTGGAAAATTGTTGAATTCTTTAATAAATAA
- a CDS encoding YlmC/YmxH family sporulation protein, whose protein sequence is MLKTSDLKLKEVINVIDGKRLGNITDIEIDVETGRLTAIVVPGVGKFLGLFGRNEDVVIPWDKINKIGMDVILVEAGSFGELKHG, encoded by the coding sequence ATGTTAAAGACCAGCGATTTGAAATTAAAAGAAGTTATAAACGTAATTGATGGTAAACGGTTAGGTAATATTACAGATATAGAAATTGATGTTGAAACCGGGAGGCTTACCGCGATTGTTGTACCAGGAGTAGGCAAATTTTTAGGCCTATTCGGTCGCAATGAAGATGTGGTTATTCCTTGGGATAAAATTAATAAAATCGGAATGGACGTAATTTTAGTGGAAGCAGGTAGTTTTGGTGAGCTCAAACACGGCTGA
- the nrdR gene encoding transcriptional regulator NrdR, which translates to MRCPFCGVIDSKVVDSRAADEGNSIRRRRECSVCVRRFTTYEVVEEIPLMVIKKDGRRERFDRGKLLNGLLRACEKRPVPIDTIERAVSKVEKDIYNHSEREVSTRQIGESVMQHLKELDQVAYVRFASVYRQFADINNFVQELELLMKTQHKE; encoded by the coding sequence TTGCGCTGTCCATTTTGCGGAGTGATTGACAGCAAGGTTGTTGATTCAAGAGCTGCTGATGAAGGGAACTCTATTCGCCGACGCAGAGAGTGCTCGGTTTGCGTCCGCCGTTTTACCACTTATGAAGTGGTTGAGGAAATACCGTTGATGGTTATAAAAAAAGATGGTCGTCGGGAACGGTTTGACCGGGGCAAGCTATTAAACGGACTATTGCGGGCGTGCGAAAAACGGCCAGTACCTATTGATACTATTGAGAGAGCTGTTAGTAAGGTAGAGAAAGACATTTATAATCATTCTGAGCGGGAGGTGTCTACCCGCCAGATTGGTGAGTCTGTGATGCAGCATCTCAAAGAGCTTGATCAGGTGGCTTATGTACGATTTGCTTCCGTATATCGCCAATTTGCTGATATTAATAACTTTGTGCAGGAACTTGAACTCCTAATGAAAACACAGCATAAGGAGTAA
- the nrdD gene encoding anaerobic ribonucleoside-triphosphate reductase yields MKIKKRDGREAAFDESKITEAIYKAAKAVGGADRQLALELTLEVLKFLKQKYNGGVFGVEEVQDAVEKILIETGHAKTAKAYILHRDKRTRLREAKSDLMDAVGEILVETSRENANVSNSPSAKMLQIASAASKAFYLNRLIPEKFAQAHVKGDYHIHDLDFYGKTLTCVQIPLGKLLHSGFNNGHGFIRQPKRPASATALAAIILQSSQNDMHGGQSFAFFDHDMAAFMEKASNEEVYQAMEALIYNLNSMHSRAGAQVPFSSLNIGTDTSPAGRAVIKNLLLAYEKGLGRGENPIFPNIIFRLQEGVNFNPGDPNYDLFKLAIRVAAQRLNPTFSFMDSTFNKPYGNQVGYMGCRTRVMSNRCGPEVTDGRGNLSFTTINLPRLAIKAERNFMKFYESLAELIDLTCEQLYHRFQVQAQLKVRDMPFLMGQGLYLDSDKLKANDYIEDVIKNGTLSVGFIGLAEALTALNGYHHGENEEAQIMGEEIVAFMRDKLDRAAEHYDLNYTLLATPAEGLSGRFVKMDLREYGIIPGVTDKEYYTNSFHIPVNYPISVFDKIRIEGVYHKYANAGHISYVEFAAPPVNNLGALEEIIRYMGKCDFGYAGFNFPVDFCEGCGHLGVIDTEECPSCGTTSVRRVRRITGYLSTVDRFNDAKLNELNQRVRHI; encoded by the coding sequence ATTAAAATAAAGAAACGGGACGGACGGGAAGCCGCTTTTGATGAAAGCAAAATAACGGAAGCTATTTATAAAGCTGCCAAGGCCGTGGGGGGAGCTGACCGGCAATTAGCTTTGGAGCTCACTCTTGAAGTGTTAAAGTTTTTAAAACAGAAATATAATGGCGGCGTATTTGGTGTGGAAGAGGTGCAAGATGCGGTTGAGAAGATTTTGATTGAGACAGGCCATGCTAAGACCGCTAAAGCCTACATTTTGCACCGGGACAAGCGTACCCGCCTGCGTGAAGCCAAGTCAGACCTTATGGATGCAGTTGGCGAAATTTTGGTGGAAACCAGTCGTGAAAACGCCAATGTATCTAATTCGCCATCAGCCAAGATGCTGCAAATCGCCAGTGCAGCCAGTAAGGCTTTTTATTTAAACCGGCTGATTCCGGAAAAGTTTGCTCAGGCTCATGTTAAAGGGGATTATCATATTCATGATCTGGACTTTTACGGAAAAACTTTGACTTGTGTGCAAATACCCTTAGGAAAGTTACTTCATAGTGGTTTTAACAATGGTCATGGTTTTATTCGTCAGCCTAAACGCCCGGCCTCAGCCACGGCGCTGGCGGCAATTATTTTGCAGAGCTCGCAAAATGACATGCATGGTGGCCAGTCGTTTGCTTTTTTTGACCATGATATGGCTGCTTTTATGGAAAAAGCCAGCAATGAAGAAGTATACCAGGCAATGGAAGCGCTGATTTATAATTTAAACAGCATGCATTCACGGGCAGGTGCCCAAGTGCCTTTTTCCAGTCTTAACATAGGTACCGATACTTCACCGGCCGGGCGGGCCGTAATTAAAAATTTGCTGTTAGCCTATGAAAAAGGCTTAGGACGTGGTGAAAATCCCATCTTCCCCAATATTATCTTCCGCCTGCAAGAAGGAGTTAACTTTAATCCCGGCGATCCCAACTATGATTTATTTAAACTGGCGATCCGCGTTGCTGCCCAGCGCCTTAACCCTACCTTCAGTTTCATGGATTCCACCTTTAACAAGCCTTATGGGAATCAAGTGGGCTACATGGGCTGCCGTACCAGAGTAATGTCCAATCGCTGCGGTCCAGAGGTAACTGACGGGCGAGGCAACTTAAGCTTTACTACCATAAATTTACCGCGCCTGGCTATTAAAGCTGAACGAAATTTTATGAAGTTTTATGAGAGTCTGGCAGAACTTATTGATTTGACTTGTGAACAGTTATACCACCGTTTTCAGGTTCAGGCTCAACTAAAGGTTCGGGATATGCCGTTTCTAATGGGGCAAGGCCTTTATCTTGATTCAGATAAACTGAAAGCTAATGATTATATTGAAGATGTTATTAAAAATGGTACCCTGTCAGTTGGTTTTATTGGTTTGGCTGAGGCGCTGACTGCTTTAAATGGTTATCATCATGGAGAAAATGAAGAGGCCCAAATTATGGGTGAAGAGATTGTGGCCTTTATGCGTGATAAGCTTGACCGGGCAGCTGAGCATTACGATCTGAATTATACGTTATTAGCCACGCCGGCTGAAGGTTTGTCCGGGCGGTTTGTCAAGATGGATCTCCGGGAGTATGGTATTATTCCTGGGGTTACAGATAAAGAATATTACACGAATTCATTCCATATTCCTGTTAACTACCCGATCAGTGTTTTTGATAAAATTCGCATTGAAGGTGTGTATCACAAATATGCCAATGCCGGGCATATTAGTTATGTAGAATTTGCTGCGCCGCCTGTCAATAACCTGGGCGCTTTAGAAGAGATTATCCGCTATATGGGCAAATGTGATTTCGGATATGCCGGCTTTAATTTTCCGGTGGATTTTTGTGAAGGCTGCGGCCATCTTGGCGTAATTGACACCGAAGAATGTCCCTCTTGCGGCACTACCAGTGTTCGCCGGGTTCGCCGCATTACCGGTTATCTGAGTACGGTGGACCGGTTTAATGATGCTAAGTTGAACGAATTAAACCAAAGAGTGCGGCATATTTAA
- the nrdG gene encoding anaerobic ribonucleoside-triphosphate reductase activating protein — translation MEIRIAGITEESIMDGPGLRLVIFTQGCPHRCPGCHNEDTHDVNGGYPIAVEDLFNHIKQLAARNKLLQGVTFSGGEPFLQPRPLAHLAKRLKAQGLDIVTYSGFTFEQLTAMAVKRKSIGQLLKYTDLLVDGLYREAERDLGLAFRGSRNQRLIDIKATLAANKVILWEDAAKKLWA, via the coding sequence ATGGAAATTCGTATTGCCGGAATCACTGAAGAAAGTATTATGGATGGTCCGGGGTTGCGGTTGGTGATTTTTACGCAAGGCTGCCCGCACCGCTGCCCGGGTTGCCATAATGAAGATACGCATGATGTAAATGGCGGCTATCCTATTGCTGTGGAAGATCTTTTTAATCATATTAAACAACTCGCTGCCCGTAACAAGTTGTTACAGGGAGTAACCTTTTCGGGTGGCGAACCATTTCTTCAGCCAAGGCCTTTGGCCCATCTGGCCAAACGGCTAAAAGCCCAGGGGCTGGATATTGTTACTTACAGTGGCTTTACTTTTGAGCAATTGACGGCCATGGCGGTAAAACGGAAAAGTATTGGGCAATTGCTTAAGTATACTGATCTTTTGGTTGACGGATTATATCGTGAGGCCGAACGGGATTTAGGCTTAGCCTTTAGGGGTTCCCGCAATCAACGCCTGATTGATATCAAAGCAACTCTGGCTGCTAACAAGGTAATACTCTGGGAGGATGCGGCAAAAAAACTTTGGGCGTAA
- a CDS encoding TIGR03960 family B12-binding radical SAM protein, whose product MTWQLKERLQKIVATEQGTMKYAPGARSPMALVYPNTYHVGMSNLGLHIIYEQINSRGDTACERLFLPDKKTFDEYIRTNTPLLTLENQLPLYEFPLISFAVSFEMDYFNLLAILAAGKVPLLAADRQEGEPLVIIGGPCATFNPEPLADFVDACIIGEGEEVIQEFLDCYYDSRKCGLVREELLLRLAQIEGVYVPRFYQPRYNEAGLIERYERHEAAPVRVNRRYVKDLGRYSGQTVIVTADTEFKDMYLIEVARGCGRHCRFCMAGYCFRNPRVRSLTQIAEGVDKAKAFRAKVGLMGAAISDYPEIDKLCQLILAQGLTLSVASLRADSLTAPLVEALAVSGHRTITLAPEAGSERMRKIINKQISNEHIFQAVKAAVTAGIPHVRLYIMVGLPEEQEQDIEAIVEMAEQIKLYMESLGCNGMLTLSINPFIPKPFTPFQWLPMAAMSEVAAKLKYIQTALKKRKGIETLIEQPKEAYIQSVLARGDRRLGQVLLAAVTKGGVKAWRTALKTYNVDEDFYLYRFRDEAEVLPWDNLHMGFPMSYLLTEYRQAQAEKYTLPCSAGCKRCGICK is encoded by the coding sequence GTGACATGGCAATTAAAAGAGCGCTTGCAGAAAATAGTAGCAACTGAGCAGGGAACCATGAAATATGCGCCTGGGGCCCGTTCTCCCATGGCGCTTGTTTATCCGAATACCTACCATGTTGGGATGTCCAATCTTGGCTTGCATATCATTTACGAGCAAATAAACAGCCGGGGCGATACTGCCTGTGAACGGCTGTTTTTGCCTGATAAAAAAACCTTTGATGAATATATCCGGACAAACACACCGCTGTTAACTTTAGAAAATCAGCTGCCTTTATATGAATTTCCGCTCATTTCGTTTGCTGTTTCTTTTGAAATGGATTATTTCAATCTGCTTGCCATATTGGCAGCCGGTAAGGTTCCATTATTGGCTGCCGACAGGCAAGAGGGAGAGCCGCTGGTTATTATCGGAGGTCCGTGCGCTACTTTTAACCCGGAACCATTGGCTGACTTTGTTGATGCCTGTATTATTGGTGAAGGTGAAGAAGTAATTCAGGAGTTTTTAGATTGCTATTATGATAGCCGTAAGTGCGGATTGGTACGCGAGGAATTATTATTACGCCTGGCGCAAATTGAAGGCGTATATGTGCCGCGTTTTTACCAACCCAGATATAATGAGGCCGGGCTTATTGAGCGGTATGAGCGGCATGAAGCTGCGCCTGTCAGGGTAAACCGCCGCTATGTTAAAGATTTGGGCAGATATTCCGGGCAAACGGTTATTGTTACTGCTGATACAGAATTTAAAGATATGTATCTGATTGAAGTTGCCAGAGGCTGTGGCCGGCATTGCCGGTTTTGTATGGCAGGCTATTGTTTCCGTAATCCGCGGGTGCGGTCACTGACACAAATTGCTGAAGGTGTGGACAAGGCTAAAGCGTTTCGCGCCAAAGTCGGTTTAATGGGGGCGGCAATTTCCGACTATCCTGAAATTGATAAGTTGTGCCAGTTGATTTTAGCTCAGGGGTTGACCCTGTCGGTTGCCTCACTGAGGGCTGACTCATTGACCGCTCCGCTGGTAGAGGCTTTGGCTGTCAGTGGCCATAGAACCATTACCTTGGCCCCGGAAGCCGGCAGTGAACGGATGCGTAAAATAATTAATAAGCAGATTAGCAACGAGCATATCTTCCAGGCAGTCAAGGCGGCGGTAACCGCCGGTATTCCTCATGTGAGGCTGTATATTATGGTTGGTTTGCCGGAGGAACAGGAACAGGACATAGAAGCTATTGTTGAAATGGCAGAGCAGATTAAGCTGTACATGGAATCTTTAGGCTGCAACGGCATGCTGACACTGAGTATTAACCCGTTTATTCCCAAACCGTTTACCCCCTTTCAGTGGTTGCCTATGGCTGCGATGTCAGAAGTTGCGGCTAAACTAAAATATATTCAAACTGCATTAAAGAAGCGGAAGGGAATTGAGACGCTGATTGAACAGCCTAAAGAAGCCTATATCCAAAGTGTGCTGGCGCGGGGTGACCGCAGGCTGGGACAAGTCTTGCTTGCCGCTGTGACTAAGGGTGGAGTGAAAGCCTGGAGGACGGCGCTAAAGACATATAATGTCGAT